In a single window of the Azospirillum thiophilum genome:
- the bcsA gene encoding UDP-forming cellulose synthase catalytic subunit, translating into MLSAGLFLALAALPVGRLASAAISVGVVVAAFVLGRFAQRFWHARTLTVLLLAFVTFRYFFWRLTGTLPPVDDLVNFVPGVTLFAAEALSFVLFLTSLFVIIDPITREPSEPTGDPALWPSVDVYIPSYNEEPELLETTLAAAVCIDYPRDKLHVYLLDDGGTDQKLAHADPEQAAAALRRRETLTALCGRLQVTYMTRPRNEHAKAGNINHAFQKTSGDLVLILDADHVPTVGILKATVGFFQQDAGLFLVQTPHFFVNPDPVEYNLGTFERMPSENEMFYYSIQPGLDRWNGSFFCGSAAVLRRSALEEVGGFSGDTVTEDCETALELHSRGWRSVYLPRPLIAGLQPETFDSFIAQRSRWTQGMIQLFLLKNPLLKRGLTFSQRLCYLSTMLYWFFWFWRPIFLLSPLCYALFGLEIYRINLPDFACFVIPHVFAAAFLSQFLHGRMRWPLFSELYEYLQSFHVSRAALATLIRPRDPVFKVTAKGQSVEQDGFSPLATPFIVTTLLLIAGLAMCAWRYSVFPEHRAAILPVAVWNSLSLLLALGGLAVVYERKRVRRQERFTVDRPAVLTLADGSAIDLSVADVSAGGVGLLADPRWREQLARPDAAPVLTITATETEAATTTGVRIHRIEMRNGELAVGAGFAPRDRQDIVEMARFVFGNSVGWDDFLDRKRVGAPTFFGGLLFFATRVVPRLGHVLLALPGALRRILTFQAP; encoded by the coding sequence TTGCTGTCCGCCGGCTTGTTTCTTGCGCTGGCGGCCCTGCCCGTCGGGCGACTTGCCAGCGCCGCGATCTCTGTCGGCGTGGTTGTGGCCGCCTTCGTCCTGGGGCGCTTCGCACAGCGATTCTGGCATGCCCGCACCCTGACGGTGCTGCTGCTGGCCTTCGTCACTTTCCGCTATTTCTTCTGGCGGCTGACCGGCACGCTGCCGCCGGTGGACGATCTGGTCAACTTCGTTCCCGGCGTGACCCTGTTCGCGGCGGAGGCGCTGTCCTTCGTCCTGTTCCTGACCTCGTTGTTCGTCATCATCGATCCCATCACCCGCGAGCCGTCGGAGCCGACGGGCGATCCCGCCCTCTGGCCCAGCGTCGACGTCTACATCCCCTCCTACAACGAGGAGCCGGAGCTGCTGGAGACGACGCTGGCCGCCGCGGTCTGCATCGACTATCCGCGCGACAAGCTGCATGTCTATCTGCTGGACGACGGCGGCACCGACCAGAAGCTGGCCCATGCCGATCCGGAGCAGGCGGCGGCGGCATTGCGGCGGCGCGAGACGCTGACCGCGCTGTGCGGACGGCTCCAGGTCACCTACATGACCCGCCCGCGCAACGAGCACGCCAAGGCCGGCAATATCAACCACGCCTTCCAGAAGACGTCGGGCGACCTGGTGCTGATCCTGGATGCCGACCATGTGCCGACGGTGGGAATCCTGAAGGCGACGGTCGGTTTCTTCCAGCAGGACGCCGGCCTGTTCCTGGTCCAGACCCCGCATTTCTTCGTCAACCCGGATCCGGTCGAATACAACCTCGGCACCTTCGAGCGGATGCCGAGCGAGAACGAGATGTTCTACTACTCGATCCAGCCGGGGCTCGACCGCTGGAACGGCTCCTTCTTCTGCGGGTCCGCCGCCGTCCTGCGCCGGTCGGCGCTGGAGGAGGTCGGCGGTTTCAGCGGCGACACGGTGACGGAGGATTGCGAGACGGCGCTGGAGCTGCATTCGCGCGGCTGGCGCAGCGTCTACCTGCCGCGCCCGCTGATCGCCGGGCTGCAGCCGGAGACCTTCGACAGCTTCATCGCCCAGCGCTCGCGCTGGACCCAGGGCATGATCCAGCTCTTCCTGCTGAAGAACCCGCTGCTGAAGCGCGGGCTGACCTTTTCGCAGCGCCTGTGCTATCTCAGCACGATGCTGTACTGGTTCTTCTGGTTCTGGCGGCCGATCTTCCTGCTGTCGCCGCTGTGCTACGCGCTGTTCGGGCTTGAGATCTACCGGATCAACCTGCCGGACTTCGCCTGCTTCGTCATCCCGCACGTCTTCGCCGCCGCCTTCCTGTCGCAGTTCCTGCACGGGCGGATGCGCTGGCCGCTGTTCTCGGAACTGTACGAGTATCTCCAGTCCTTCCATGTCTCCCGCGCGGCGCTGGCGACGCTGATCCGGCCGCGTGACCCGGTGTTCAAGGTCACCGCCAAGGGCCAGTCGGTGGAGCAGGACGGCTTCTCGCCGCTCGCCACCCCCTTCATCGTCACCACCCTGCTGCTGATTGCCGGGCTGGCGATGTGCGCCTGGCGCTATTCCGTCTTCCCGGAACACCGCGCCGCCATCCTGCCGGTGGCGGTGTGGAACTCGCTGAGCCTGCTGCTGGCGCTGGGCGGCCTCGCCGTCGTCTACGAGCGCAAGCGCGTCCGCCGGCAGGAGCGTTTCACCGTCGACCGCCCGGCCGTGCTGACGCTGGCGGACGGCAGCGCCATCGACCTGTCGGTCGCCGACGTTTCGGCCGGCGGCGTCGGCCTGCTGGCCGATCCGCGCTGGCGCGAGCAGCTGGCCCGGCCGGACGCGGCGCCGGTGCTGACCATCACCGCGACCGAGACGGAGGCGGCGACCACCACCGGCGTCCGCATCCACCGCATCGAGATGCGCAATGGCGAGCTGGCGGTCGGCGCTGGCTTCGCCCCGCGCGACCGCCAGGACATCGTGGAGATGGCGCGCTTCGTCTTCGGCAACAGCGTCGGCTGGGACGACTTCCTCGACCGCAAGCGGGTGGGCGCCCCGACCTTCTTCGGCGGGCTGCTGTTCTTCGCCACGCGGGTGGTGCCGCGGCTCGGGCATGTGCTGCTGGCCCTGCCGGGCGCCCTGCGCCGCATCCTGACCTTCCAGGCGCCGTAG
- a CDS encoding glycosyl hydrolase family 8 — translation MTATRRDVLIGTAALGLAAALPGVGTGLVGGALAAPFDGSAWRRYADRFLQPDGRIVDSGNKGVSHSEGQGYGMLLAVAAGDRAAFDRLWGWTQRTLMVRGDGLAAWRWMPDGGVTDRNNASDGDMLIAWALLRAAESWGDGAYRSAATAIVRALAAAVLVEQAGLTVLLPGRDGFRKGEALVLNPSYWVFPAIRAFAALPDGQRWGRLAESGLVLLSKARFGGFQLPPDWLALDADGAVTVADGFKKQYGYDAVRVPLYLAWDGYRDPYYFRPYAMLAARYGGAAIPATVSLPGGTTTQVAASVGMLAVYRLASALAGAGNAVTVPPLAPDEDYYSTTLAHLSALAAQSLGIEP, via the coding sequence ATGACGGCGACACGGCGCGACGTGCTGATCGGAACGGCCGCCCTCGGGCTGGCGGCGGCACTGCCGGGGGTGGGGACGGGGCTGGTGGGCGGAGCGCTGGCTGCGCCCTTCGACGGGTCGGCGTGGCGCCGCTACGCCGACCGCTTCCTGCAGCCGGACGGGCGGATCGTCGACAGCGGCAACAAGGGCGTCAGCCATTCCGAAGGGCAGGGCTACGGCATGCTGCTGGCGGTGGCGGCCGGCGACCGCGCCGCCTTCGACCGTCTGTGGGGCTGGACCCAGCGCACGCTGATGGTGCGCGGCGACGGGCTGGCCGCCTGGCGCTGGATGCCGGACGGCGGCGTCACCGACCGCAACAACGCGTCGGACGGCGACATGCTGATCGCCTGGGCCCTGCTGCGCGCCGCCGAGAGCTGGGGCGACGGGGCCTACCGCAGCGCCGCCACCGCCATCGTCAGGGCGCTGGCCGCCGCGGTGCTGGTGGAGCAGGCCGGGCTGACCGTGCTGCTGCCGGGGCGCGACGGCTTCCGCAAGGGCGAGGCGCTGGTGCTCAATCCCAGCTACTGGGTCTTCCCGGCGATCCGCGCCTTCGCCGCCTTGCCTGACGGCCAGCGCTGGGGCCGGCTGGCGGAGTCCGGCCTCGTCCTGTTGTCGAAGGCCCGCTTCGGCGGTTTCCAGCTGCCGCCGGACTGGCTGGCGCTGGACGCGGACGGCGCCGTCACCGTGGCCGACGGCTTCAAGAAGCAGTACGGCTACGACGCGGTGCGGGTGCCGCTGTATCTGGCGTGGGACGGCTATCGCGATCCCTATTATTTCCGTCCCTACGCCATGCTGGCGGCGAGATATGGCGGGGCGGCGATCCCCGCCACCGTGTCGCTGCCGGGCGGCACCACCACCCAGGTCGCGGCGTCGGTCGGCATGCTGGCGGTCTACCGGCTGGCCTCGGCGCTTGCCGGGGCGGGCAATGCGGTGACGGTGCCGCCGCTGGCGCCGGACGAGGATTATTACTCCACCACCTTGGCCCATCTATCCGCGCTGGCGGCGCAAAGCCTGGGGATCGAGCCGTGA
- a CDS encoding cellulose biosynthesis cyclic di-GMP-binding regulatory protein BcsB: MSGSRAHTAGGRRSGRVLPALLLLALSLWLGWAAPALAADKRVIPLSNLRDGQAEVTLHGETETVALRAVLPPVVGLTSVVLALTYENGIDILPEKGSMSVFINGSPVADLPLAAFKGPVNAAITLPASLIRPGENQIVFQTNAQHRAICTVRGTYDLWARIDLAASSLTLVSDGGVPTPDLAMMRQLLVASDRAREPLAIIEPGGGIDADELGWGSMVAQSYGLLLGDQTPRVVAVSVPPKGAEAGAAGSGMTLESLPLPGGKAILIGTRDRIAPLLGEARAAAITGPFLAVYPLPAGGGAGGGTGGGAFVAVASGRTQQEVDQAVMRLADVTRPLPTQSSMIVADQTSPAGSAAAVAARVPVQAEGRYRLSELGFQTVRHSGYRYAGRFGLTLPTGFAPVSDRSILFHVDAAFEGDLGPGAILNVRVNGQSAGAMEIDKRSSGIIEKGEMPLPMTLFRPGPNLIEVEAELPPAGGTDCVFAVRRPTFTLFDSSAIEIPGFARLVTLPSLGGFANTAYPYGGTAGTEPAPPFDLVVVGRDPAWFGAAWSLTARLAQRAGEPMTVVPYVGWDGVPADNALIVGPVAALPQAVFASAPLPADRLAGLLEAGSLIAQAGARGEPMPAADRRALVDRLRLGWSGNPARQGSARSGAVPAMGFAGSALAADGGVQGGGQGGAQGRWQRMAGDAKDAGASGGWIPDWARRAMAAAARYVNHWTAEDAPVDVVALTENTETLPEAALLQYRAPGTETLTWTLLTASDSRSIDRAMRSLGEAGQWDKLRGGGALWSSAAPAVTTLDASRPYQIILNPFDIGNLILILARNLSQRIELLFALLMGTAVLLTVAMRLLLKHGHGERSGS; this comes from the coding sequence ATGTCCGGTTCGCGCGCACATACCGCCGGCGGCCGCCGGTCCGGCCGGGTTCTGCCGGCTCTCCTGCTGCTGGCCCTGTCCCTGTGGCTCGGCTGGGCCGCCCCGGCGCTGGCTGCCGACAAGCGGGTGATCCCGTTGTCGAACCTGCGCGACGGCCAGGCCGAGGTCACGCTGCATGGCGAGACGGAGACGGTGGCGCTGCGCGCCGTCCTGCCGCCGGTGGTCGGGCTGACCTCCGTCGTGCTGGCGCTGACCTACGAGAACGGCATCGACATCCTGCCCGAGAAGGGCTCCATGTCGGTCTTCATCAACGGCTCGCCGGTGGCCGACCTGCCGCTCGCCGCCTTCAAGGGGCCGGTCAATGCCGCCATCACCCTGCCGGCCAGCCTGATCCGGCCGGGCGAGAACCAGATCGTCTTCCAGACCAACGCCCAGCACCGCGCCATCTGCACGGTGCGCGGCACCTACGACCTGTGGGCGCGGATCGACCTCGCCGCCTCGTCGCTGACGCTGGTGTCCGACGGCGGCGTCCCCACGCCCGACCTCGCCATGATGCGCCAGCTGCTGGTCGCGTCCGACCGTGCGCGCGAGCCGCTGGCGATCATCGAGCCCGGCGGCGGGATCGACGCCGACGAGCTCGGCTGGGGCTCGATGGTGGCCCAGTCCTACGGCCTGCTGCTGGGCGACCAGACGCCGCGGGTGGTGGCGGTCTCCGTGCCGCCGAAGGGGGCGGAGGCTGGAGCCGCCGGCTCCGGCATGACGCTGGAAAGCCTGCCGCTGCCGGGCGGCAAGGCCATCCTGATCGGCACCCGCGACCGCATCGCGCCGCTGTTGGGCGAGGCGCGCGCCGCCGCCATCACCGGTCCCTTCCTGGCCGTCTACCCGCTGCCGGCCGGCGGTGGGGCTGGCGGCGGCACCGGCGGCGGGGCCTTCGTCGCCGTCGCCTCCGGCCGGACCCAGCAGGAGGTCGATCAGGCGGTGATGCGGCTGGCCGACGTCACCCGGCCGCTGCCGACCCAGAGCTCGATGATCGTCGCCGACCAGACCAGCCCCGCCGGTTCCGCCGCGGCCGTCGCGGCGCGCGTGCCGGTCCAGGCGGAGGGGCGCTACCGCCTGTCGGAGCTGGGCTTCCAGACCGTCCGGCACAGCGGCTACCGCTATGCCGGCCGCTTCGGCCTGACCCTGCCGACCGGCTTCGCCCCGGTCAGCGACCGCTCCATCCTGTTCCACGTCGATGCCGCCTTCGAGGGCGACCTCGGTCCCGGCGCGATCCTGAACGTCCGGGTGAACGGCCAGTCCGCCGGTGCCATGGAGATCGACAAGCGCTCCAGCGGCATCATCGAGAAGGGCGAGATGCCGCTGCCGATGACGTTGTTCCGCCCCGGCCCGAACCTGATCGAGGTCGAGGCGGAACTGCCTCCCGCCGGCGGCACCGACTGCGTCTTCGCGGTGCGGCGGCCGACCTTCACCCTGTTCGACAGCTCTGCCATCGAAATCCCCGGTTTCGCCCGGCTGGTCACCCTGCCCAGCCTGGGCGGCTTCGCCAACACCGCCTATCCCTATGGCGGCACCGCCGGGACCGAGCCGGCGCCGCCCTTCGACCTCGTCGTCGTCGGGCGCGACCCGGCCTGGTTCGGCGCCGCCTGGAGCCTGACCGCCCGGCTGGCGCAGCGGGCGGGCGAGCCGATGACGGTGGTGCCCTATGTCGGCTGGGACGGCGTGCCCGCCGACAACGCGCTGATCGTCGGGCCGGTGGCGGCGCTGCCGCAGGCGGTCTTCGCCTCCGCCCCCCTTCCGGCCGACCGGCTGGCCGGGCTGTTGGAGGCGGGCTCGCTGATCGCCCAGGCCGGCGCGCGCGGCGAGCCGATGCCGGCGGCCGACCGCCGGGCGCTGGTCGACCGGCTGCGGCTTGGCTGGTCGGGCAATCCCGCCCGCCAGGGCAGCGCGCGCTCCGGTGCGGTGCCCGCCATGGGCTTCGCCGGCAGCGCGCTGGCGGCGGACGGCGGTGTCCAGGGCGGCGGCCAGGGCGGCGCGCAGGGCCGCTGGCAGCGCATGGCCGGCGATGCCAAGGATGCCGGAGCCTCCGGCGGCTGGATCCCCGACTGGGCCCGGCGGGCCATGGCGGCGGCGGCGCGCTACGTCAACCATTGGACGGCGGAGGACGCGCCGGTCGACGTGGTCGCCCTGACCGAGAACACCGAGACGCTGCCCGAAGCCGCCCTTCTGCAATACCGCGCGCCGGGCACCGAGACGCTGACCTGGACGCTGCTGACCGCCTCGGATTCCCGTTCGATCGACCGCGCCATGCGCAGCCTGGGCGAGGCTGGGCAGTGGGACAAGCTGCGCGGCGGCGGCGCCTTGTGGAGCAGCGCCGCGCCGGCCGTCACCACGCTGGACGCGTCGCGGCCCTACCAGATCATTCTCAACCCCTTTGACATCGGCAACCTGATCCTGATCCTGGCGCGCAACCTGTCGCAGCGGATCGAGCTGCTGTTCGCGCTGCTGATGGGGACGGCGGTGCTGCTGACGGTTGCCATGCGGCTGCTGCTGAAACACGGGCATGGGGAACGGAGCGGGTCATGA
- a CDS encoding AEC family transporter: protein MPAFALLSDVFAVLAPVFMVAALGYGWTRASLPYDSAFITTFAVNVSSPCLVFSALTRLHLSADAMAEMALAATACMGLTALASVPVLRAAGLPLRVYVPAMAFPNAGNLGLPVCLFAFGESGLSLAVLFYAVMSVGQFTLGPALAAGRFDLGQMVRTPTIYAVGLAVAVQLADVPLPVWIGNTTTLLGNCAVPLMLFSLGVALSKLRLSGAVRALSMSAFRLGVGFAMGLLIAWAMGLTGAARGVVLVQSSMPVAVFNYLWALRYDNAPEDVAGMVLGSTAMAFVGLPVLLMVVMQ, encoded by the coding sequence ATGCCCGCCTTCGCCCTTCTGTCCGACGTCTTCGCCGTGCTGGCCCCCGTGTTCATGGTTGCGGCGCTGGGATATGGCTGGACCCGCGCCAGCCTCCCCTATGACAGCGCCTTCATCACCACCTTCGCGGTCAACGTGTCGTCGCCCTGCCTCGTCTTCTCGGCGCTGACCCGGCTGCACCTGTCGGCCGACGCGATGGCGGAGATGGCGCTCGCGGCGACCGCCTGCATGGGGCTGACCGCGCTGGCGTCGGTGCCGGTCCTGCGGGCGGCGGGGCTGCCGCTGCGGGTCTATGTGCCGGCGATGGCCTTCCCGAATGCCGGCAACCTCGGATTGCCGGTCTGCCTGTTCGCCTTCGGCGAGAGCGGCCTCAGCCTCGCCGTGCTGTTCTATGCCGTCATGTCGGTCGGGCAGTTCACGCTCGGCCCGGCGCTGGCCGCCGGGCGCTTCGACCTCGGGCAGATGGTGCGCACCCCGACGATCTATGCGGTGGGGCTGGCGGTGGCGGTCCAGCTGGCCGATGTGCCGCTGCCGGTCTGGATCGGCAACACCACCACGCTGCTCGGCAACTGCGCGGTGCCGCTGATGCTGTTCTCGCTGGGGGTGGCGCTGTCGAAGCTGCGGCTGTCGGGGGCGGTGCGGGCGCTGTCGATGTCGGCCTTCCGGCTGGGGGTGGGCTTCGCCATGGGGCTGCTGATCGCCTGGGCGATGGGGCTGACCGGGGCGGCCCGCGGCGTCGTGCTGGTGCAGAGCTCGATGCCGGTCGCCGTCTTCAACTATCTGTGGGCGCTGCGTTACGACAATGCGCCGGAGGATGTGGCGGGCATGGTGCTGGGGTCCACCGCCATGGCCTTCGTCGGGCTGCCGGTGCTGCTGATGGTGGTGATGCAATAG